One region of Peromyscus eremicus chromosome 4, PerEre_H2_v1, whole genome shotgun sequence genomic DNA includes:
- the Nkain4 gene encoding sodium/potassium-transporting ATPase subunit beta-1-interacting protein 4 isoform X1, with protein MGSCSGRCTLLALCALQLVTALERQVFDFLGYQWAPILANFVHIIVVILGLFGTIQYRPRYIVVYAVWAAVWVTWNVFIICFYLEVGGLSKDSELLTFTLSRHRSWWEEHGPGCLHEEAATARLGVMHGQSLVVDAGCAMAYSYVETLHSGLQILLALLGFVYGCYVVSVLTEEEDSFDFIGGFDPFPLYHVNEKPSSFLSKQAYLPA; from the exons ATGGGCTCTTGCTCCGGCCGCTGCACGCTTCTTGCGCTCTGCGCTCTGCAGCTG GTCACTGCTCTGGAACGGCAGGTGTTTGACTTCCTGGGCTACCAGTGGGCACCCATCCTGGCCAACTTCGTCCACATCATCGTGGTCATCTTGGGGCTCTTCGGCACCATTCAGTATCGGCCACGCTACATTGTGGTG TATGCTGTGTGGGCAGCTGTCTGGGTTACCTGGAATGTCTTCATTATCTGCTTCTACCTGGAAGTGGGGGGCCTTTCAAAG GACAGTGAGCTCTTGACCTTCACTCTCTCCCGGCATCGCTCCTGGTGGGAAGAGCATGGGCCAGGCTGTCTTCATGAGGAGGCAGCCACAGCTAGACTGGGGGTAATGCATGGCCAGTCCTTGGTGGTAGATGCCGGCTGTGCCATGGCGTACAGCTATGTGGAAACCCTGCACAGTGGTCTGCAGATCCTGCTGGCG CTCCTGGGTTTCGTCTATGGCTGCTACGTGGTCAGTGTGCTTACAGAAGAAGAGGACAGCT TTGATTTCATTGGTGGATTTGACCCATTCCCCCTGTACCATGTCAATGAAAAGCCGTCCAGCTTCTTGTCCAAGCAGGCGTATTT GCCTGCATAA
- the Nkain4 gene encoding sodium/potassium-transporting ATPase subunit beta-1-interacting protein 4 isoform X2, translating to MGSCSGRCTLLALCALQLVTALERQVFDFLGYQWAPILANFVHIIVVILGLFGTIQYRPRYIVVDSELLTFTLSRHRSWWEEHGPGCLHEEAATARLGVMHGQSLVVDAGCAMAYSYVETLHSGLQILLALLGFVYGCYVVSVLTEEEDSFDFIGGFDPFPLYHVNEKPSSFLSKQAYLPA from the exons ATGGGCTCTTGCTCCGGCCGCTGCACGCTTCTTGCGCTCTGCGCTCTGCAGCTG GTCACTGCTCTGGAACGGCAGGTGTTTGACTTCCTGGGCTACCAGTGGGCACCCATCCTGGCCAACTTCGTCCACATCATCGTGGTCATCTTGGGGCTCTTCGGCACCATTCAGTATCGGCCACGCTACATTGTGGTG GACAGTGAGCTCTTGACCTTCACTCTCTCCCGGCATCGCTCCTGGTGGGAAGAGCATGGGCCAGGCTGTCTTCATGAGGAGGCAGCCACAGCTAGACTGGGGGTAATGCATGGCCAGTCCTTGGTGGTAGATGCCGGCTGTGCCATGGCGTACAGCTATGTGGAAACCCTGCACAGTGGTCTGCAGATCCTGCTGGCG CTCCTGGGTTTCGTCTATGGCTGCTACGTGGTCAGTGTGCTTACAGAAGAAGAGGACAGCT TTGATTTCATTGGTGGATTTGACCCATTCCCCCTGTACCATGTCAATGAAAAGCCGTCCAGCTTCTTGTCCAAGCAGGCGTATTT GCCTGCATAA